A region from the Danaus plexippus chromosome 26, MEX_DaPlex, whole genome shotgun sequence genome encodes:
- the LOC116774376 gene encoding Krueppel homolog 2 encodes MAEPNPQAGDTGPPKGIPALKAHVIANKIDVALWGIRLLTVLCTFGYVLPVFNNSVSAFYKALLANAATSALRLHQRIPAREISLSREFVNRFFLEDSAHYLFYSLIFMNVAPNLLILTPIFLFALLHAASYSLTILDTLGQNSMWVARLLISLVEFQSRNILRVAALAEIVLFPLVVFMALVGYCGLMTPFVYYYFVTWRYTSRRNPYTRNTFRELRAAAERAASKPALPGALRSAILAAVQLVCRLAPPAEPQPQ; translated from the exons ATGGCTGAACCCAATCCTCAAGCGGGAGACACCGGCCCACCAAAGGGCATCCCAGCTCTTAAAGCACATGTGATCGCCAACAAAATAGATGTGGCCCTGTGGGGTATCAGACTGCTCACTGTATTATGTACTTTCGGATATGTACTGCCGGTGTTCAACAA TTCCGTATCAGCTTTCTACAAGGCGCTCCTCGCCAACGCGGCCACATCAGCTCTGCGGCTGCACCAACGTATCCCGGCGAGAGAGATCTCTCTCTCCCGGGAGTTCGTCAACAGGTTCTTCCTTGAAGACAGCGCTCACTACCTTTTCTACTCGTTGATATTCATGAACGTGGCGCCAAATTTGT TGATACTCACGCCGATCTTCCTATTCGCTCTGTTGCACGCGGCGTCCTACTCTCTCACGATACTCGAC ACCCTGGGACAGAACTCGATGTGGGTCGCTCGTCTCCTCATCTCACTGGTGGAGTTCCAGTCCAGGAACATCCTGAGAGTGGCCGCCCTCGCTGAGATCGTGCTGTTCCCGCTGGTGGTCTTTATGGCGCTAGT GGGGTACTGCGGCCTCATGACGCCGTTCGTGTACTACTACTTCGTGACGTGGCGCTACACGTCCCGCCGCAACCCCTACACCCGCAACACGTTCCGCGAGCTGCGGGCGGCGGCGGAGCGCGCGGCCTCCAAGCCGGCCCTGCCCGGAGCCCTGCGCTCCGCCATCCTCGCGGCCGTGCAGCTCGTGTGCCGCCTCGCGCCGCCCGCCGAGCCCCAGCCGCAGTGA
- the LOC116774458 gene encoding probable asparagine--tRNA ligase, mitochondrial — MFCKRILNICNKHLYSIKKYSVIASVLKKPNVGEVAEIKGWIKSLRVQKEYVFADINDGSCAQKLQILIPKHLKTEDLTYGSSVHVTGTLSQSPKGQIELVANNVKVLGPCVVLDGYPFNPRTAHPPEYVRQYLHLRSRTNFISAILRVRNALTRHIHEYFASQNYLHIHTPILTSNDCEGAGEVFKLQPENEETIKAMMQEGKNKDTVYFGRKTYLTVSGQLHLEAICRSMGNVYTLGPTFRAENSRSRLHLSEFYMLEAELAFVDNIDTLQYNIEDLLKYIFIKTRETNEADLYVISKDNKEPSWINRDFATITYDEARRILDKKGLVVLDDGINKEQELALVEHCQVPVFIVQWPKNLKSFYMKESPLDDTKVDALDLLAPITGEVVGGSLREDNFDKLKSKLPSDALNWYLELRKFGNIPTGGYGLGLERIMQILCNVPNIKDTLPFPRWPHNCDL; from the exons atgttttgtaagagaattcttaatatatgtaataagcatttatattctattaaaaaatatagtgttaTCGCATCTGTCCTTAAAAAACCGAATGTTGGAGAGGTTGCCGAAATTAAG GGATGGATTAAAAGCTTACGAGTTCAGAAGGAATATGTCTTTGCAGATATCAATGATGGGTCTTGCgcacaaaaattacaaattctaATTCCAAAGCATTTAAAGACTGAAGATTTAACGTACGGTAGTTCCGTTCACGTAACTGGAACGCTATCCCAAAGTCCTAAAGGACAAATCGAATTAGTAGCCAACAATGTGAAGGTACTGGGTCCATGTGTAGTTTTGGATGGATATCCCTTCAATCCTCGGACTGCTCATCCGCCAGAATATGTAAGACAGTACTTGCACTTGAGGTCTCGTACGAATTTTATATCTGCTATATTAAGGGTTCGTAATGCTCTCACAAGGCACATACATGAATATTTTGCCTCACAAAACTACTTACACATCCACACACCAATCCTCACATCCAATGACTGCGAGGGCGCCGgcgaagtttttaaattacaaccaGAAAATGAAGAAACTATAAAAGCTATGATGCAAGAgggaaaaaataaagatactgTTTACTTTGGAAGAAAGACATACTTGACTGTATCGGGCCAGCTCCACTTAGAAGCAATCTGCCGAAGTATGGGTAATGTTTACACTCTCGGACCAACATTCCGAGCAGAGAACTCGAGGTCAAGATTGCATTTATCAGAATTTTATATGCTAGAAGCAGAACTAGCATTTGTAGACAATATAGACACATTACAGTATAATATAGAAGatttactgaaatatattttcattaaaactagAGAAACAAATGAGGCAGATCTGTATGTGATCAGCAAAGATAATAAAGAACCGAGTTGGATCAATAGAGATTTTGCTACAATCACTTATGATGAAGCAAGAAGGATTTTAGATAAGAAAGGTTTGGTTGTGCTCGATGATGGAATTAACAAGGAACAAGAACTAGCACTAGTGGAACATTGTCAAGTTCCTGTGTTTATTGTACAATGgccaaagaatttaaaatcattctaTATGAAGGAGTCGCCCTTGGATGATACTAAG GTTGATGCTTTAGATCTGCTGGCTCCGATCACCGGTGAGGTGGTTGGTGGAAGTCTTCGAGAAGACAATTTCGACAAACTCAAATCGAAGCTACCATCAGACGCTTTGAATTGGTACTTGGAGTTACGAAAATTTGGCAACATACCTACTGGTGGATATGGCCTGGGCTTAGAAAGGATAATGCAAATATTATGCAATGTACCGAACATAAAGGATACTTTACCCTTCCCCAGATGGCCACACAACTGTGATCTATAG
- the LOC116774410 gene encoding small ribosomal subunit protein uS3 has translation MAVNNISKKRKFVGDGVFKAELNEFLTRELAEDGYSGVEVRVTPTRSEIIIMATRTQSVLGEKGRRIRELTSVVQKRFNIPEHSVELYAEKVATRGLCAIAQAESLRYKLIGGLAVRRACYGVLRFIMESGARGCEVVVSGKLRGQRAKSMKFVDGLMIHSGDPCNDYVNTATRHVLLRQGVLGIKVKIMLPWDQQGKNGPKKPQPDHILVTEPKDEPAPLEPTSDVRSLAPVPAAAPTPAPVAV, from the exons ATGGCGGTGAACAACATTTCCAAAAAGCGAAAA TTCGTCGGGGACGGAGTGTTCAAGGCTGAATTGAACGAGTTCCTTACTCGAGAGTTGGCCGAAGATGGCTACTCTGGCGTGGAGGTGCGTGTCACTCCTACCCGATCAGAAATCATCATTATGGCTACCAGGACACAAAGCGTACTGGGAGAGAAAGGTCGCAGGATCCGTGAATTGACGTCAGTTGTACAAAAGAGGTTTAATATCCCCGAGCATTCAGTCGAGCTTTACGCCGAGAAGGTCGCCACCCGCGGTCTCTGTGCCATCGCTCAAGCTGAATCCCTACGTTACAAACTCATTGGAG GATTGGCCGTCCGTCGTGCGTGCTACGGTGTGCTGAGATTCATCATGGAATCTGGTGCTCGTGGCTGTGAAGTCGTAGTCTCCGGCAAATTGAGAGGTCAGAGAGCTAAGTCTATGAAGTTTGTGGATGGACTCATGATCCACTCGGGAGACCCCTGCAATGACTACGTTAACACCGCCACCCGACATGTACTGCTCAGACAAGGAGTACTCGGTATTAAG GTGAAGATCATGTTACCGTGGGACCAACAAGGCAAGAACGGACCCAAGAAGCCCCAGCCGGACCACATCTTGGTGACAGAGCCCAAGGACGAGCCCGCGCCCCTGGAGCCCACCTCGGACGTGAGGTCGTTGGCCCCGGTGCCCGCCGCCGCACCAACGCCCGCGCCTGTCGCTGTCTAG